The genomic window actgtgttttttttaaatggcattttaataataaaggATTCATTCACACTGAACAGTCGGTCAGCCAAGAACAGTTATCTGTAACTTTGACACTTAATTCTGTAATTTTGAGTGTCCTGGTTGGTACGATGCAAGAATCACATCACAAAGATCTCATCTAATTATGCTCTCATCATAATAAgtaagaaataagaaaatatgtatgttttagttACACTTGAGTCTTCCTACCACTAGTTAAAATCAAGGTGATGGAAGTTGTTGCCTTTAGAGATACAACCATTTAACTAGAGTTTAATTGTTTGTAAAAGTCTGAGTACTGGAAATACGTCACCGTGGTCAAAGTTAGGATTACAAACACTATTAACGCTGCAGGACATGCTAACAGTGTATCTAACTTGTGCTCTTTAAGAagtgaacagaaaaataatgaactactactactaatgaACGACTTGCTGACAGTTTGGTAAAATTGCACCATAATCAACATCATAACTTTTAACACTCTATTAGACTAATGAATGTGAAACCAAACATTAGCTGGCAGCTAtattaatgattaattcatatttttgaaGTTAATAAACTAAACTTAAGTTATAGCCActaaatgttcacattttttcactcACCCATCACTCTGTATTTGTGAAATTTCATGTTGAACGGGTCCTCCATGCCACAGCGGGGCTGCCTCATCACATCCAGGGTTGCTTTATCTAATTCTCCAGTAGGTGGCAGATCATTCACCCTTTGGAATACTCTGAAGACACAAAGGGATCAAACATCTGCAAACTGACTTGAAAAACAAGAAGTACAGCGTCCTCCTCCACAGTTTCAGTATTAGAGTATTGTTCCACATGTGCTATGACATTAACTCATAGTCAGtagcttcctgtgtttcccaTTAAAAGACACTAGTCTATGTTACCTGAGAGCTTCAATGACCTCCTCCAGATAATGAGGGTCCTGTGGATCAGCAGGGTCGTTCAGGTAGCCATACTGCTTTAAATAGGCCTGTGAAATGTAGAAGCAAACAATGAAACTTTACTGCACTGAATAAAGTAGGCCAATTCATTTATGTAGTTAACTCTCTACTGAGATTCTTATACACACTACATgttgtgaatgtgtatttaaaaGAATGAAATCTTACCTTTGCTTCATCTAACTCTGTCCATCGCACCACAGCACAAAATGAGCCAGTGAGCCCCAGAAGCAGCACCAGCAGCCCTGTGTAGTCCATCTCCAAGTTTTTATGCACAGATCCTGCACTAAGTATCCAGATCTAATGCTTGGAGCTTGAGAAGTGTTCAGCAAAGGCCCACAGCAGACTGTGTTTGTTCTCCGAGTGCTCTTGTAGTTTATAACTCAGCGCGGCACATGAGTCAGCCCTGCGGCTATGATGATCCATCTCTGAAGAATGAGGATTACAAGAGCAGCCAGCTGACCTACAGCCAATATGTCTTCTGGTAAACCTTACAGCTGTTCAGAGAGGACGTGGAGATCCTGTAGTAGTCATCTACAGGCTAATTTAGAGAGCCAAGAGACCGCAGTAAAGCACACAGTAGTGGGCTTCAGTTCAGCTACAAGGCACTGTTTAACTGTCACAGAAGAGAGGGCGCTCACCCTGAACACAACTATCACTGTAACATTCCCATGTCCCGTTTTGTTGACTTGCTGGAGTTAATGCTGTATTGTATGTCATATGTATCACAATTAAATTATGGCCCTAAACCACAAAAGGTGCCTCACCCTCCATCTCCACATTCCTGTCTCTCCCACACCTTCTTCATCTGAGACAAATATTTACAACTCAGACACAAATTGATCCATTTTTGGACCCGTCCCTGATGACAGGTAAGCAAGGACAGATCAGATATAGGTTTGGCAAGCTGGCACATGTTTTCGATGTATTGTGACATCTTGTTTTGCTATTATTAAACAATAAGATCTACTCATATTTCTTTTTGATAAAGTGAaccagaaaaatgaaaatgggaGACAATATGTGGAATTAATTCTGTGGACGTAAGCATGTTTACCTAGGACAGCACTTACAGTAAgaataattttgaggtactttgcTTTACTTgaaatttttcattttatgctactttatacttccaatCTACTTCATTTCAAATACTTTTTACTTGACAaaatttatctgacagctatagttacaaGTTACTTTGCAGATAGAGATTCtgttaagaaaatataaatcttcttgagtgcattatattggtaatacttctgtacttttagtTTAGTATCATTTTGAATGCAGACTTCTACTtctaatggagtatttttatatttgtggtATTGAAGAAGTACTCCTCCAATTACTGAATACAGTAAATTCATGTCACGTGAAGAAAACATATGTGATCTTGAGAATTTACAAGTCACCAATTTGTGaacaaaatttaaacaaaacaatcataTCACTCCTAAATTGATTGACTGGTGTTTTAATAGGCAGACTAATGCAGGCTAACATTTTAATGCCCAGCAAAGTTACCGCACGGTTCAGTCAGTTTTCAAAAACTTTGTTTCCACCAGCTGCAATCTAAAgatgttttcaacaaaaaacaaataaaaaaacctgCAGACAAGCTGCACAGCTccaaagacagacaaagttagcaactagctggtgaaatTCTCAAGGAAGAGACAAATATTTGTTGACCactgagaacaaaacagagctgaaggtagagtgaatattgaactcaAATTCTTCAGGTggtcagaaacacaactcaaatGTGAGTCATAATGCTGCGTTGTGTCTATTAGATGTGTAAATAACATTATGCCATTGTCAgggctgtgtgtttgtctgctgtttggctGTCAAATGAGTTGATTAGCATGCATCAGCTGTCAGCAGCAacttttgttgctgtttttgcttcCACCTTGTCTGCCAAATTCAACTCCTGCTTGTTTAAATCGAACTCAGCAAAGCAGTTGTGTCATATTTTTGGATCAAATTAGAATTGCTTACACTTCTGTAGATTTCATCCAAACCTTGCTTCATTACCCAAAGCAATGTAAAAGTCTGCAGAATTTATAAATATTCAATTGTGGATGATGAAAGGTTGATGTCATCTCATGAAATTCTCATCCCGTGTATTTGTGCCTTTATCTTTGCATAATCTGGGACAGGATCACAGTAGACTGCAGTGTATAAAACCAGTGTAAATGTTACAGTAGCATTAGACGCACAAACACCTGGACTCAAGATGTGAGTGCATGGTGGATTGATGGCATCACACATCCTCAGAAGAACCTCCCAGACTTAAACCTGAAGACACACTAACACTAAAGGATTGTCTTTGTATTGTGTGCCAACAGCAGAGCTCAAATCGACATTTTCCAGAAGGTGAAAGAAATAACTTTTTCATCTACTGTCTACAACAAGGGGACAACTATGAACCTGACAAAGCGTCCAgtgagctgcagacaaccaaaCCTACAGTATTAgcatttatttgcatattagCATTAGGTTAATTACTGTCATTAATCCCACAGTGCTTCTAATTTCATCGGTTTAATGGTTAAACTCTAAAACTAAAGTCATAAATGGACATTTTCTGCCTCCATCTTTACATTCCTCACTGTATCACAACTGACCacagagaaattaaatgaaagcaGTGGTGCATTGGTTTAAATTTACCACCAATGTgacacatttctctgtgtttgctgACAGAGAAAGCAGTAATACTAAGAGTCAGCTTTACCCACTTCCTATCTACTGTCCATGTCATTGTCGTGACAGACGTATTTTTGAAAAGAAAGGAACAGAAAGCAGGAACAAGCACGAATTGGGAGTACAGTATGAACTCATTTTAGATGAGGCTGCTTCCGACACCTTACTCAAAAAAACGTCACGAGCTACGTTTGTAACCACAGCAACATTTTACTGTAgaacaatattattattatttaaattgatttcttcctctcatcttcCTCTAAAGTGAGcggatatttttcatttctttgccAACTTTGCTTCCCTTCTCTGTCATTTCTCTTAAGTCCTAGTGAGTAGTGCACAGTTGTTCTCCACTGCACAAACACTCATGCcattgtcatgtttttgtgcGTGAAACTAACACAATAAATCAATTGTTACAGCAATATCAacctgttttatttatctgttcgACTCAATTCTGCCCACCACAGCTTTAGTCATTCATGAGTCAGAGACGGATCAGAATGAAAAGTTTACAATCCCCTCCCAATCCCCCACAGACGCTAATAAACAAACAGATCCCACAGCTTTTATCATGCATAGAAACAACTGGAAGATATCTGGTTTTGGCgtataaaaaatgtctttttcagtcTCTTATAGCCAAAGAAAACAATGTGCAGGAGAACATCAACATCCTCATAATCCTATTGGGCCAAATCACATGCTGCTTGTCATCATGAGAACATCATGACTCCCAGTTCATTAAGAAATCACACAAACTGACtttaaaacaggataaaaaacagttttagacTAACAACTACTCAAATAACTGTAGATttaactttatatttttcagattttcttaTTGCAGTCTATTCTATCTCCTCTAAGTTTTTGTCCTGACACGACACCTCATCCATCACATGAAagtcttctttcctcttctccacCTTCCTGCCAGCTGCAACATCATTTTTCAGGAAGCTGTCTGAGTGAGTCCATATCCCGTTTCCACTGTTACTACATTTAGGAATGATTAAATAAGAAGAAGAGGATATTTGCGTCATTACTTGGTACAGTTATATTGTATACTGTGGATAAAGATTGGTGCTGAAGCCAAAATATCAAAATCCAGGGTGAAGATTTTAGTACCAACATGTGACTTTGGACAGACAGTTGTAGCTTGATTTCTGCTgaagtaattaaaatgtttaattattcgCTGCCCTCAACAAATGACTGCATCCTGATGAATTCGACACTGACTTTGGGAACTGGAAACTGAATTTTGCCAcgcaaaacaacaaaatgtatcaCCGTGTGAGTGCAATATAACCTTATTCATGTTCTGAGACTCTAAACTTTCCAGATCACACAATGAGCAAGCAAAAGTACCGTGCAGCTCCAGCTCCTTTTCTAGTTACGCAGTTAGTCACGTTAGTCATAGTATAAACACCTCTGTGGACTTTCCCCTTTTGAAAATAATTAGGTCAGTGTGTATACAGCTGTTCCAACTCacaagagagggaagaaaaaggatactttttttttttaaattagtgtgTGAAAGCTGAAAGAGATTTAGACATATGAACCCAGGAATATAAGAAGAAAAGTTTCATTCTTTCAAAAAAATTATGATTCCTTTTGGCCTAACAGTCTTTCTGTGTAGGTGCAGgagcactaacacacacacagacccaatgacctctgacctaaagGCCTAAGGATGTCAAGGAAACATTGAAAAGGACTAAAGACGCAGCCTTCTCACCACCagtcacagagagaaaatgaacagttttggaaattaacgactttgtttttcttctcagatACAAACAGACTGCTCCAACCTGGATGGGCCATCCTCCCTTCTCCTGCGAGCTCCTGTCTCTTAAGTTGTAAATTTTGGGAGAAGCTGCATTCCTTTTAGtcgctctcttcctctcttttgttttatatacagtaagtgtCTGAATGGGTCAGAAATGCCACTAAAAAAAGTTTGTATCTAGACTTACCTAGCCAATGTTAACTTTTGATGTGTTATAAGTCACATATaattgcatttgatttatttgatataaATGTATTGTGTGTAAGTGTATCATTTAGCTATGGTTCGATTGCTAGTGTAATGCTTTCTTAATAGGTTTAATTACAGATTGGGAAATTAAGgttaattgattttattctgtattttgttaAGTTAATCAATATTACAATTTCTAAGTGTTCTCACTGTTCCATGACGTGTTGATGACATTGATGACAGAACGAGTGAATATTCAATTTGCAAGCGTGTAATTTTCAGATATctgatacaaataaaattattccCCCTTAGAGTTGGAGGCCAGTTTTCTCTCCACACAAAGGACTTAATTAATAACCAATGGGGTCCCCCAAAAGAGCGCTAAGGATCCTCTTTCTCCAAACACACGCCTCCTCGCTATAAGATGTTTTACAACTCTTTGTCTGACCTCTTCTTCTTCGCTCATGCCTTTTTGGCGGCTTCTTCTGTGTTCCTCTTGGCCCTGCAGCCGAGATGGCCTGGCATTTCTATGACTACGGCCAATAAAAATTCAAATCTTGAATAACTTGCATCAACTCTGAGACAGAAGCATGGTAGATGGTTTTCCTACTGTTTCCTTGGTGATGAAGGAAGGAGTGAAACAGCTTCAGTTCACTGTTTCTCAGGAGGATGAATCCAGTCTCAGACTAGCTGAggccacatagtggacacacaGACAGTAGGGAGGTATCCCAGTCTTGATGCATTCAGCGGCAGGCTGCAGAGTTGGATACATGGAGCTCTAAACTAATCAAAAGAGTCCTTGGAAAAGTCTTTAACTAACGTTAAGTACACAATAAACATAGgagattacaaaaataatagattattcaaatgtcaaatggcATGGCTTGGCTTGTGGTTTAGGAATCTCTGCAATCTTTTGCTTTTTAGTTGAGTTCTTGTTGAGCTGCTTCTGGAGCTCTCAGTTAGAGTCTTGGCCCCTCATTGTATTTTTGATAACATTCATTCCTTCATTCTGTCTGCaataatttgttaatttaatttaccaattcattcattttagttgtatatatgtgtatatatttatatgcataTATGCTTGGTGTTTCCCACTCATCCCTATTCCTTggtagttaaataaatatcttgagtCGTTGTATTTGTCTGTTCCTTTATATCAGAGATGGAGTTCACTGTATTCAGAGTTCATGACTTTCAGATATAAGactgattgatttgatttaattatttttcctcctaattaattcattattaatcaattaatcagtggAGGTGGTGCCCCTATTACCTTAACGAGtgcataatattaatttcaagtATAGTATTATTCCTACACAAGCCAtattttaaataactaaaatcaCCCTTGAACAAAAAGAATCtgtgatttaaatgtgttttctatcaACTTAAGAAAACTGTAGTTTGACTCTCAACCATGACGTCAACATGTTCAACTCTGAGTGACACAAAAATAGTTAATAGTTCATAGACGTGCTTGATGGTTCTGACTCTTCACCAGTTGCAGCAATAAGCAGTAATTGAATCATCAGAAGTATTTCAGTGTAAAATTAGAGTTGTTTATTCATCATCTTCAACGATAACGTACATTTTACACAATACATTGTGTAAGCCAAGTTAATCACAAGGCTAAATGATATGATGATGTCAATGTGATTTAACATTAATATGACTGAATATGACCATGAAAAGCAGGGCTACTTCTGCAAAAGCTGTGCAATTACTCCACTTCAAGGACGTTTCAAAAAGGGTGTATATTAAGATTTACTGTAGCTGGCCTCACACATTATTTACTGCTCCTCTCTCAACATCCACTCTCATCATCTTTCTTAATCCTTAATGTTTTTGCTGAGCTCAAAAAACTCTCCCTTTCCTCACACTTGCCTGTTACCAGAGACACAGGTTACACATCagataaatcaatcaatcaatcaatctggTGCAGAGAGAGGTTTATAACCTAAATGGTGCTCTCTGAGGGTCACACTTCACCTCTGATTTCTTCAAGCGACTCAAATTTCCCTCaaaaagtgattattttcacaTCTCTTCACTTGCAGAGGTTAATGGTAAGCAGAGCCACAGCTGCAGATTAACAGACGCTCACAATGTCTTAAAAATTCCAAGTTAATCCTAGTCTTGATAAACTCCAGTTGTTCTCTCTAAAGTAAAGTGAACACTCCACACAACTCCAACAGCCTTCACTTAAAGCAATTACTAAATAATTAACTTCATACTTTACATATCCCATCATAATAATTCAAATGAGGCTTTTAAGTTATGATGCATGTTAATCACAAAGAACAATTCAACCCTTTTGACACACTGTGCGTACATTTTCAGCATCAAGGAtgattagaaaaataaatgttttcttttcgACAGATCAAAAAAGATTCAGAATTAACTGAATCACATTCTCACTTAAGACCAAAGTGTAAGTGAATCCATATCTGACAAATCCGGACATTTTCTGGTTTGGTCATTTACAGCTTTCACCAACTTTGTTTTGAGTACCGCTGAAACTCTTTCAGGTAGATtgcataaatatcttgtttCGTACGTATCGATACATCCTGCTGCAGTACATCATGAGTCTATTCCTCGCTCTCGTCCTCTCTGATCTTCACCTTCACTCGGTGCCAGGCGTTACTCAGCACTCCTCTCAGATTCCAAATGGGGGCAACTGTGTCTGGCTGCATGTTGTAACTGTTGTCGACTGCCTTGCAGACGATCTCCAGCTCTTGAGCCTTGGCAGGAAGAGGAGCCGTCACCTCCCACAGCTTCCAGGCCCAAGCTCGTCCTGGTGGAGGCGAAGGTTCGGGAGCTTGTCCCTTCTCGCTGCTCCTCAGCTGGGCCACCTGCCATGTCTTCCCTCCATCCAAAGAAACATCTACGCGCACCACCTCTCTGCCTCCGCCGCTCCATGCGTAGCCCTTCACGGTCACCTCCTCTTCGCTGCGGTCGACCACAGCGCCGTCTGCCGGTGTGGTGATTGCGGACTGAATGGGCAGCTCTTGGATGGCCGGAGCAGACTTAAAGTCCACTGTGTCCCAGTCTGTCCCGGGGGAGAAGCCCTTGTAGTCATTCTGCTGCCAGTGgctgctgctctcctctgcgCTTATTATGATCTTACCCAGCCATTTAACATTGCGTGCACCCACTATGCCTGGTACCACGACGCGGACAGGGAAGCCATGGTCGGCCGGAATATCCTCGCCGTTCATTTCATAAGCCAGCAGCACATCGCCCTCCTCACTAACTGCCTTGTTTAGAGGGATGGAAGCACCATAAGTTGTCCCCGTAACATCTTTGTCCAGCCCCTCAAACTGGACATGGCGAGCCCACTGCGCCACCTCCGGCCCGTATCCGGCTGCCAGAAGAACATCTCTGAGCTTAGCGCCGCTCCACCTGGCATTACTGATTGCAGCAATGCCCCAGTTAAGTCCTTTCACCTGCTTGACCTTATTCATCTCAGAACGGCGGTTACCTGCGCACTGCAGTGTGGCGGTCACAGTGTGCTTGGGGAATCGAGTCTTCAAGTCCTCTAAAGACAGCGTCAGTGCTCTTCCAGGCAGTCCCTCCACGTGCAGCTGATACGAAGCTGGGTCCACTTGAGGAACTGGCAAGTGGTTCCTTTTGAAGAAGATAGCGGAGGGGGTGATGTAGTTGTCAGAGAGGATTTCAGGTGGCGGCTCAGCGTTGAAGGGTTTGAGGTTGTTGATGCGCAGTATGGGGTGACGCTCAGGGTCAGAGGAGTAGGGGTCAGTTGATTTAATAGCCTGCTGCTTCTTCTGGTCTTCTGCATTCAGCTCACCGACCTTTTATcaaccacagacacagagaagtgTTATAAGCCCACATGGGTCTAACTCAAACATTTCTCTTGATCTCAAATGACCTAAAATACAAATCAAATGTGTCTTTCCTTTGCTGCAAACCAATTCATCCTCCCCTTTCTGAAAGCAgtcactctgctctgctgtcctgGCAGCTGCCGAGCATTTTTCTCAGTGGCCACTTGAGGGAGTGCCAGTATTTAGCCTACAGATATCTTTCCTTAGAGTACACTATGCAGCAG from Thunnus maccoyii chromosome 3, fThuMac1.1, whole genome shotgun sequence includes these protein-coding regions:
- the suox gene encoding sulfite oxidase, mitochondrial, with translation MLLLRRCQSLTRFGPLNSQRHQVIPAATSCAARLWSSSSDDQRSHQHAHSPSWRHGLAGLLAGTGAVLAYVLHHHKAEQADTITVRTIEKTSSLPIFSQEEVKKHRSLEDGVWVTYKGSVYDITEFVSMHPGGDKILLAAGGALEPFWALYAVHNQEHVLEILSEYKVGELNAEDQKKQQAIKSTDPYSSDPERHPILRINNLKPFNAEPPPEILSDNYITPSAIFFKRNHLPVPQVDPASYQLHVEGLPGRALTLSLEDLKTRFPKHTVTATLQCAGNRRSEMNKVKQVKGLNWGIAAISNARWSGAKLRDVLLAAGYGPEVAQWARHVQFEGLDKDVTGTTYGASIPLNKAVSEEGDVLLAYEMNGEDIPADHGFPVRVVVPGIVGARNVKWLGKIIISAEESSSHWQQNDYKGFSPGTDWDTVDFKSAPAIQELPIQSAITTPADGAVVDRSEEEVTVKGYAWSGGGREVVRVDVSLDGGKTWQVAQLRSSEKGQAPEPSPPPGRAWAWKLWEVTAPLPAKAQELEIVCKAVDNSYNMQPDTVAPIWNLRGVLSNAWHRVKVKIREDESEE